From the genome of Marinobacter antarcticus, one region includes:
- the serC gene encoding 3-phosphoserine/phosphohydroxythreonine transaminase has translation MSRAYNFCAGPATLPESVLVQARDEMLDWRGTGMSVMEMSHRGDAFVEIAETAEKDVRELAGISDDYAVLFMQGGASSQFSTIPLNLLGDKTSADYVNTGIWSTKAIAEARRYGNVNVVASSEGNGFTSIPDQASWQTSADAAYLHYTPNETIGGLEFDFVPDSAGVPLVADMSSTMLSRPVDVSKFGLIYAGAQKNIGPSGLVVVIIRKDLLGKARKETPTMMNYQVIADNGSMYNTPATYSWYLAGLVFKWLKAQGGVKAMGEINRRKAEKLYGFIDANEFYVNPIDPRSRSWMNIPFILRDEALNNAFLEGANARGLLNLAGHRSVGGMRASIYNAMPEAGVDSLIQYMTEFAKERG, from the coding sequence ATGAGCAGGGCGTATAATTTTTGTGCAGGTCCGGCAACCTTGCCGGAAAGTGTGCTGGTACAGGCACGGGATGAAATGCTGGACTGGCGCGGCACAGGCATGTCCGTGATGGAAATGAGCCATCGCGGTGATGCGTTTGTGGAAATTGCCGAAACTGCTGAGAAGGACGTGCGTGAATTAGCTGGAATATCAGATGATTATGCGGTTCTCTTTATGCAAGGTGGGGCTTCCAGCCAGTTCTCTACGATTCCTTTGAACCTGCTTGGCGACAAAACGTCTGCGGATTATGTAAACACCGGCATCTGGTCGACAAAGGCCATTGCCGAGGCCAGGCGCTACGGTAACGTGAATGTGGTTGCCAGCTCAGAAGGCAATGGCTTCACCAGTATTCCCGATCAGGCTTCGTGGCAAACCAGTGCCGATGCGGCTTACCTGCATTACACGCCGAATGAAACCATCGGAGGCCTGGAATTTGATTTTGTTCCAGACAGCGCAGGTGTTCCGCTGGTCGCAGATATGTCCTCTACCATGCTTTCGCGCCCGGTGGATGTGTCGAAGTTCGGGCTGATCTACGCCGGCGCCCAGAAAAATATCGGTCCCTCGGGATTGGTTGTAGTCATTATCCGGAAGGACCTTCTGGGCAAAGCCCGAAAGGAAACGCCGACCATGATGAACTACCAGGTGATTGCCGATAACGGCTCCATGTACAACACGCCCGCGACATATTCCTGGTATCTCGCGGGCCTGGTGTTCAAATGGCTGAAGGCGCAGGGTGGCGTCAAAGCCATGGGTGAGATTAACCGGCGAAAGGCGGAAAAATTGTATGGCTTCATTGATGCCAATGAGTTTTACGTCAACCCCATTGATCCGCGCTCCCGTTCCTGGATGAACATACCTTTTATCCTGCGGGATGAAGCTCTGAACAATGCCTTCCTTGAAGGCGCCAACGCCCGAGGTTTGCTGAATCTGGCGGGTCATCGCTCCGTAGGAGGCATGCGCGCCAGCATCTACAACGCCATGCCCGAGGCCGGCGTGGATTCGCTGATTCAGTACATGACAGAGTTTGCGAAGGAGCGGGGCTGA
- the pheA gene encoding prephenate dehydratase: MSDEQVRLGELREEIDSLDQKIMELISARAKCAQEVARVKTAANPEQDVFFYRPEREAQVLRRIKDANPGPLPGEEMARLFREIMSACLALEKPMHIAFLGPIGTFTQAAALKHFGHSVVSVPLPAIDAVFREVESGAAHYGVVPVENSTEGMINHTLDMFMSSPLKICGEVQLRIHHHLLISPEFRDQEITCIYSHQQSFAQCRQWLDTHRYGIERVTVSSNAEAARRAAKEPGTAAIAGDMAAELYGLETLANSIEDRPDNTTRFLIIGREEVPASGHDKSSILVSMRNKPGALYQLLEPFHRHGISLTRIETRPSPSGTWAYVFYIDFEGHMDDEQAHKVLAEVDEEAVELKRLGSYPIGVL, encoded by the coding sequence ATGAGCGATGAGCAGGTCCGTCTCGGAGAGCTACGGGAAGAAATAGATAGTCTTGATCAGAAGATCATGGAATTGATCAGTGCCCGGGCCAAATGCGCCCAGGAAGTGGCCCGCGTGAAAACGGCTGCAAACCCCGAGCAGGACGTATTTTTCTATCGCCCCGAGCGGGAAGCGCAGGTTTTGCGACGTATCAAGGACGCCAACCCTGGGCCTCTGCCCGGCGAGGAAATGGCCCGGCTGTTTCGCGAAATCATGTCGGCTTGCCTGGCGCTGGAAAAGCCCATGCACATTGCCTTTTTGGGGCCTATTGGCACCTTTACTCAGGCGGCAGCCCTCAAACATTTCGGACATTCTGTTGTCAGCGTGCCCTTGCCGGCGATTGATGCGGTTTTCCGTGAAGTGGAATCTGGAGCTGCGCATTATGGCGTGGTGCCGGTTGAGAACTCCACGGAAGGTATGATTAACCACACGCTTGATATGTTTATGTCGTCTCCGCTGAAGATCTGCGGCGAAGTCCAACTGAGAATCCATCACCATCTTCTGATTTCGCCGGAGTTCCGGGATCAGGAAATAACCTGCATCTACTCGCACCAACAGTCGTTTGCCCAGTGTCGCCAGTGGTTGGATACCCATCGCTATGGCATTGAGCGGGTTACTGTATCCAGCAATGCTGAAGCGGCACGCCGGGCGGCCAAAGAGCCGGGTACCGCAGCGATTGCCGGTGATATGGCCGCCGAGCTATACGGCCTGGAGACGCTGGCTAACAGCATTGAAGACAGGCCAGATAACACCACCCGGTTCCTGATTATCGGCCGCGAAGAAGTACCGGCGAGCGGGCATGACAAGTCATCGATTCTTGTTTCCATGAGGAACAAACCGGGCGCGCTCTACCAGTTGCTGGAGCCGTTTCATCGCCATGGAATCAGTCTTACACGGATTGAGACCCGGCCGTCGCCCAGTGGCACCTGGGCTTATGTGTTCTACATTGATTTCGAAGGGCATATGGACGACGAGCAAGCGCATAAGGTGCTTGCTGAGGTGGATGAAGAAGCTGTTGAACTCAAGCGTTTGGGCTCCTATCCCATCGGTGTTCTCTAG
- the hisC gene encoding histidinol-phosphate transaminase, whose amino-acid sequence MAIDYQSLAVKGVQALSPYQPGKPISELARELGLDSSEIVKLASNENPLGPSKKAIAAAESALTDLCLYPDGNGFDLKQKLSTRLGVGADQITLGNGSNDVLEVIARCFAGADSEIVFSQYAFAVYPLVTQAIGAKAVAVPARAWGHDLDAMAAAVTEHTRLVFVANPNNPTGTVNSSSAIEAFLGKIPEDVLVVLDEAYCEYMVGEEDPDGVSLLTRFPNLIVCRTFSKAWGLAALRVGYSVSSPAIADILNRVRQPFNVSSVALAAATAVLDDEDYLQRSREANTSGLKQLELAFDQMGLRYIPSSGNFVAVEVGPQAMDVYQALLAHGVIVRPVAGYGMPNHLRVSVGLPEQNEQFIDALSKALAAAGQGA is encoded by the coding sequence ATGGCCATCGATTATCAGAGCCTTGCAGTTAAAGGCGTTCAGGCTTTGTCTCCCTATCAGCCGGGCAAGCCTATCAGCGAGCTGGCTCGTGAACTGGGTCTGGATTCGTCTGAGATTGTCAAGCTTGCCAGCAATGAGAACCCTTTAGGCCCCAGCAAAAAAGCGATCGCTGCTGCCGAAAGCGCATTGACGGATCTTTGCCTGTATCCCGATGGCAATGGGTTTGATCTGAAACAGAAGTTGTCCACACGTCTTGGTGTTGGCGCTGACCAGATCACGCTTGGAAACGGCTCAAATGACGTGCTCGAAGTGATTGCCCGTTGCTTTGCCGGGGCTGATTCCGAGATTGTGTTTTCCCAGTATGCGTTTGCCGTTTACCCGCTTGTCACTCAGGCCATTGGCGCCAAAGCTGTTGCCGTGCCTGCCAGAGCTTGGGGGCATGACCTGGATGCCATGGCCGCGGCGGTGACAGAGCATACCCGGCTGGTATTTGTAGCCAATCCGAACAACCCTACGGGAACCGTGAACAGTTCCAGCGCCATTGAAGCGTTTCTGGGCAAGATTCCTGAAGATGTGTTGGTGGTCCTGGACGAAGCTTACTGCGAGTATATGGTGGGAGAGGAGGATCCGGACGGTGTTTCGTTGTTAACCCGTTTCCCGAACCTGATTGTGTGCCGCACTTTTTCCAAGGCCTGGGGGCTGGCGGCCCTGCGCGTCGGCTACAGCGTCAGCTCACCGGCTATTGCCGATATCCTGAACCGCGTTCGCCAACCTTTTAACGTAAGCTCCGTTGCACTTGCCGCCGCCACCGCGGTGCTGGATGACGAAGACTATCTTCAGCGCTCCCGCGAGGCGAACACCTCTGGATTGAAGCAGTTAGAGCTGGCTTTTGATCAGATGGGTCTCCGGTATATTCCTTCATCCGGAAACTTTGTGGCGGTTGAAGTAGGGCCGCAAGCCATGGACGTTTACCAGGCTTTGTTGGCCCACGGTGTCATTGTGCGCCCCGTCGCGGGTTACGGTATGCCTAATCACCTTCGGGTTTCGGTGGGCTTGCCTGAACAAAATGAACAGTTTATCGACGCACTTTCAAAGGCGTTGGCAGCAGCAGGGCAGGGGGCCTGA
- a CDS encoding bifunctional prephenate dehydrogenase/3-phosphoshikimate 1-carboxyvinyltransferase, whose translation MTSREPLFQRVAIIGLGLIGGSLASAIRKNNLAREVVGADQRKEDLLLGQSLGVIDTIAETTAEAVQGADLVVLAVPVQATRKVLEEIRPHLAADAILTDVGSTKSSFVKDVEAVFGEFLPCIIPGHPIAGSERSGIRAADPDLFSNHKVILTPPDNVSSAHLAKLQVLWETCGATVLTMSVAYHDEVLAATSHLPHLIAFSLVDTLAGEDQNMDIFRYAAGGFRDFTRIAASDPVMWHDIFLSNRDAVLREIDHFTNDLDQLRTAIADQDGATLLRVFSRAKAAREHFSKMLSGQAYVTNNSENQVTFRLQPGGSVTGDIRVPGDKSISHRSIMLGALAEGITEVKGFLEGEDSLATLQAFRDMGVAIEGPDNGFVRIHGVGMHGLQAPRGPIYLGNSGTGMRLFTGLLAAQPFESELTGDASLSVRPMNRVADPLRSMGAVIDTAEGGRPPLKIRGSQGKKLIGIHYDMPVASAQVKSCLLLAGLYADGTTSVTEPAPTRDHTERMLSGFGYKVDREGPTASVTGGGKLTANRIDVPADISSAAFFLVAASIAPGSDLVLRHVGMNPTRVGVINILRQMGADIEVMAEREIGGEPVADLRVRSAELKGIDIPEDQVPLAIDEFPALFIAATCATGRTVLTGAEELRVKESDRIQVMADGLAALGVETTVTADGIIIEGGQTIKGGSVHSHGDHRIAMSFAVASLRASGEIEINNCANVATSFPGFVELAKETGINISAEGSETDAEERSH comes from the coding sequence GTGACGTCGCGCGAACCGCTATTCCAGCGTGTTGCCATCATCGGCCTGGGCCTTATCGGTGGCTCGCTGGCCAGTGCCATTCGCAAAAACAACTTGGCGCGGGAAGTCGTTGGCGCAGATCAACGTAAAGAAGACCTTTTGCTGGGCCAGTCCCTGGGTGTGATTGATACGATTGCAGAAACGACTGCAGAGGCAGTGCAGGGCGCAGATCTTGTTGTACTGGCAGTGCCGGTGCAGGCGACCCGCAAGGTACTTGAGGAAATACGCCCGCATCTTGCCGCAGACGCCATTCTGACTGACGTTGGCAGTACCAAGTCCAGTTTTGTAAAGGACGTTGAGGCTGTCTTCGGAGAGTTTTTGCCCTGTATTATTCCGGGGCACCCCATTGCCGGGTCGGAAAGAAGCGGCATCCGTGCTGCTGATCCGGACTTGTTCAGCAACCACAAGGTTATACTGACTCCTCCTGATAACGTCAGCAGCGCGCATCTCGCCAAGCTACAGGTCTTGTGGGAAACGTGCGGTGCCACTGTGCTCACGATGTCTGTGGCGTATCATGATGAAGTGCTGGCGGCGACCAGCCATCTGCCCCATCTGATTGCCTTCTCGCTGGTTGATACACTGGCCGGGGAAGACCAGAACATGGATATTTTCCGGTATGCTGCAGGTGGTTTTCGTGATTTTACCCGGATTGCCGCGAGCGATCCGGTTATGTGGCACGATATTTTTCTTTCCAACCGCGACGCCGTTCTTCGGGAGATTGATCATTTTACCAATGATCTGGATCAGTTGCGTACTGCGATTGCAGACCAGGACGGCGCCACGCTGTTGCGGGTATTCAGTCGCGCCAAGGCGGCGCGCGAACATTTTTCAAAAATGCTTTCAGGACAGGCTTACGTGACAAATAACAGTGAAAATCAGGTGACGTTCCGTCTCCAGCCCGGAGGTTCAGTAACCGGTGATATACGGGTGCCCGGCGACAAATCCATTTCCCATCGCTCGATTATGCTCGGGGCGCTCGCCGAGGGAATAACCGAAGTGAAAGGCTTCCTCGAGGGCGAGGATAGCCTCGCAACGCTGCAGGCGTTCCGTGACATGGGTGTTGCTATTGAAGGACCTGACAACGGTTTTGTGCGCATTCACGGTGTCGGGATGCATGGATTGCAGGCTCCCCGTGGCCCAATCTACCTGGGCAATTCCGGCACGGGCATGCGATTGTTTACAGGTTTACTCGCCGCGCAGCCTTTTGAGTCCGAACTTACCGGCGATGCCAGCCTCTCAGTCCGACCCATGAATCGGGTTGCAGACCCGCTGCGGTCAATGGGTGCTGTTATCGACACCGCCGAGGGCGGTCGCCCGCCTCTGAAAATTCGTGGCAGTCAGGGTAAAAAGCTAATCGGTATCCACTACGATATGCCGGTTGCCAGCGCTCAGGTGAAATCCTGCCTGTTGCTTGCTGGTTTGTATGCAGATGGCACCACGTCCGTTACCGAACCTGCGCCGACTCGTGATCATACCGAGCGTATGCTCAGCGGCTTTGGCTATAAAGTAGATCGCGAGGGACCGACTGCCAGCGTCACTGGCGGCGGTAAGCTGACAGCTAATCGTATTGACGTACCAGCCGATATCTCATCGGCGGCCTTCTTTCTCGTTGCGGCCAGCATCGCCCCGGGTTCCGACCTGGTTCTGCGCCATGTAGGTATGAACCCGACACGTGTCGGCGTTATCAACATTCTGCGGCAGATGGGTGCGGATATTGAGGTTATGGCCGAGCGGGAAATCGGCGGTGAGCCGGTTGCCGACCTGCGCGTTCGCTCGGCTGAGCTCAAGGGCATTGATATCCCCGAAGATCAGGTGCCGCTGGCGATTGACGAATTCCCGGCGCTGTTTATCGCGGCCACCTGCGCCACCGGCCGCACGGTTCTGACCGGTGCTGAGGAGTTGCGGGTAAAAGAAAGTGACCGCATTCAGGTGATGGCTGACGGTTTGGCAGCGCTTGGTGTGGAAACAACGGTTACGGCGGATGGCATTATCATAGAAGGCGGTCAGACCATTAAGGGCGGGTCCGTTCACAGCCATGGCGACCATCGTATTGCCATGTCTTTTGCTGTGGCTTCGTTGCGGGCGAGCGGAGAGATTGAAATAAATAATTGCGCCAACGTGGCGACGTCCTTTCCTGGCTTCGTAGAGCTCGCGAAAGAAACAGGTATTAACATCTCAGCCGAGGGGTCTGAAACGGACGCTGAAGAGAGGTCACATTAA
- the cmk gene encoding (d)CMP kinase: MSEGNAPVIAVDGPGGSGKGTVTQMLARKLGWHLLDSGALYRLTALAAIRQNVSLDDEAALVHVAASLDVAFQPTPEGEPVKVMLAGEDVTSDIRTETCGDNASRIAVMQPVRDALLQRQRDFRQEPGLVADGRDMGTVVFPDAPVKIFLTASAEERAHRRFSQLKAAGVDVSIDAVLEEIRVRDERDMNRSAAPLKPADDAQVIDSTGLSIQEVLDRCMAETGQT, encoded by the coding sequence ATGTCGGAAGGCAATGCACCAGTCATCGCAGTTGACGGCCCAGGTGGGTCTGGCAAGGGCACGGTTACCCAGATGCTGGCGCGAAAACTTGGCTGGCACCTGCTCGACAGCGGCGCGCTTTACCGGCTGACAGCACTCGCAGCAATCCGTCAGAATGTATCGCTGGATGACGAAGCTGCATTGGTGCATGTGGCGGCATCTCTGGATGTGGCCTTTCAGCCAACGCCGGAAGGCGAGCCGGTAAAGGTGATGCTGGCAGGCGAGGACGTAACCTCTGATATCCGCACCGAAACCTGTGGCGACAACGCATCGCGCATTGCAGTGATGCAGCCGGTTCGCGATGCGCTTCTGCAGCGTCAGCGGGATTTCCGGCAAGAACCAGGACTGGTTGCAGACGGCCGTGATATGGGCACAGTGGTCTTCCCGGATGCGCCAGTTAAAATTTTCCTGACAGCCAGTGCCGAAGAGCGTGCACACCGGCGTTTCAGCCAGTTGAAGGCTGCGGGTGTCGATGTTAGTATTGACGCCGTTTTAGAGGAGATTCGGGTCCGTGATGAACGGGATATGAACCGTTCCGCAGCCCCTCTCAAGCCCGCAGACGATGCGCAAGTCATTGATTCTACGGGGTTGAGTATACAGGAGGTGTTAGACAGGTGTATGGCCGAAACAGGCCAGACCTGA
- the rpsA gene encoding 30S ribosomal protein S1 codes for MSESFADLFEESLKEIDMKPGSIVQGTVVDVDSDWVTVNAGLKSEGVIPASQFLNEKGELEVAIGDVVDVALDAVEDGFGETRLSREKAKRAEAWKVLEKSFEAEEVVKGIINGKVKGGFTVDLAGIRAFLPGSLVDVRPVRDTAHLENKELEFKVIKLDQKRNNVVVSRRAVLEAENSAEREALLETLTEGLSIKGIVKNLTDYGAFVDLGGVDGLLHITDMAWKRIKHPSEIVNVGDEINVKVLKFDRERNRVSLGLKQLGEDPWVDIKGRYPEGTKVTARVTNLTDYGCFAELEEGVEGLVHVSEMDWTNKNIHPSKVVNVGDEVGVMILDIDEERRRISLGIKQCVSNPWEDFSGNFNKGDRISGKIKSITDFGIFIGLDGGIDGLVHLSDISWNETGEEAVREYKKGDDVDTVILSVDPERERISLGIKQLESDPFAEFVQLNDKGSIVKGIVSAVDAKAATIALNDEVEAVLKASEISRDRVEDARNALKEGEEVEAKIISIDRKNRIINLSVKSKDVEDDKQAIDTVRTKTAETSSGATTIGDLIKEQMQQQNANKD; via the coding sequence ATGAGCGAGAGCTTTGCGGATCTTTTTGAAGAAAGCCTAAAAGAAATTGACATGAAACCAGGTTCCATCGTCCAGGGAACCGTAGTTGATGTTGATAGCGACTGGGTCACAGTTAACGCCGGGCTGAAGTCCGAAGGTGTTATCCCCGCCTCCCAGTTCCTGAATGAAAAAGGCGAGTTGGAAGTAGCTATTGGCGACGTTGTCGACGTAGCACTGGATGCAGTGGAAGATGGTTTCGGTGAAACCCGTCTTTCCCGTGAAAAGGCCAAGCGTGCGGAAGCCTGGAAGGTACTCGAGAAGTCCTTCGAAGCTGAAGAAGTGGTCAAAGGTATTATTAATGGCAAGGTCAAAGGTGGTTTCACTGTTGATCTGGCTGGTATTCGTGCCTTTCTGCCGGGTTCCCTGGTAGACGTTCGCCCGGTTCGCGACACTGCGCACCTGGAAAACAAAGAGCTCGAATTCAAAGTTATCAAGCTGGACCAGAAGCGTAACAACGTGGTTGTTTCCCGCCGCGCCGTTCTGGAAGCTGAAAACAGCGCCGAGCGCGAAGCTCTGCTCGAAACCCTGACCGAAGGTCTGTCAATCAAGGGTATCGTCAAGAACCTCACCGACTACGGCGCGTTCGTAGATCTGGGCGGTGTTGACGGCCTGCTGCACATCACGGATATGGCCTGGAAGCGTATCAAGCATCCAAGCGAAATCGTGAATGTCGGAGACGAGATCAACGTCAAGGTTCTGAAGTTCGACCGTGAGCGCAACCGCGTATCTCTGGGTCTGAAGCAGCTGGGCGAAGATCCCTGGGTCGATATCAAGGGTCGCTATCCGGAAGGTACCAAGGTTACTGCACGTGTAACCAACCTGACCGATTACGGCTGCTTTGCTGAACTGGAAGAGGGTGTTGAAGGCCTGGTTCACGTATCTGAAATGGACTGGACCAACAAGAACATCCATCCTTCTAAAGTCGTCAACGTTGGCGATGAAGTAGGCGTGATGATTCTGGACATCGACGAAGAACGTCGTCGTATTTCCCTGGGTATCAAACAGTGCGTTTCCAACCCATGGGAAGATTTCTCCGGCAACTTCAACAAGGGTGACCGCATCTCCGGTAAGATCAAGTCAATCACTGACTTCGGTATCTTCATCGGTCTGGACGGTGGCATCGATGGCCTGGTTCACCTGTCGGACATCAGCTGGAATGAAACTGGCGAAGAAGCGGTTCGTGAATACAAGAAGGGCGACGATGTTGATACCGTTATCCTGTCTGTAGATCCCGAGCGTGAGCGCATCTCCCTGGGTATCAAGCAGCTTGAAAGCGATCCGTTCGCTGAGTTCGTTCAGCTGAATGACAAAGGCTCCATCGTTAAGGGTATTGTGTCCGCCGTTGACGCCAAGGCAGCCACTATCGCTCTGAACGATGAAGTTGAAGCGGTACTGAAAGCCTCTGAAATCAGCCGTGACCGCGTTGAAGATGCGCGTAACGCTCTGAAAGAAGGCGAGGAAGTCGAAGCGAAGATCATCAGCATCGATCGCAAAAACCGCATCATCAACCTGTCTGTCAAGTCTAAGGACGTGGAAGACGACAAGCAGGCTATTGATACCGTGCGTACCAAAACTGCAGAAACTTCCTCCGGTGCGACCACCATTGGTGATCTCATCAAGGAACAAATGCAGCAGCAAAACGCCAACAAGGACTGA
- a CDS encoding integration host factor subunit beta, producing the protein MTKSELVELIASKQTQLSVKDVELAVKTIIEHMSQSLAGGQRIEIRGFGSFSLHHRAARTGRNPKTGEAVQLPAKYVPHFKPGKELREQVNDSLKQGF; encoded by the coding sequence ATGACGAAGTCCGAACTGGTCGAATTAATTGCTTCAAAACAAACACAGCTTTCGGTTAAAGATGTTGAACTGGCAGTAAAAACGATTATTGAACATATGTCTCAGTCGCTTGCCGGCGGGCAGCGAATTGAAATCCGGGGGTTTGGCAGTTTTTCTCTTCATCATCGGGCTGCCCGCACTGGTCGGAATCCGAAAACCGGCGAAGCCGTGCAGTTACCTGCAAAGTATGTTCCTCACTTCAAGCCCGGCAAGGAATTGCGCGAGCAGGTGAATGATAGTTTAAAGCAGGGGTTTTAA
- a CDS encoding LapA family protein — protein sequence MAGLQKILLILLVLALVLLALVFSLNNQMAVALNFLVFETQPHGVAVWIIMSFVIGALVGVLITMLATFRASVSRRTLQKRLDRAEQALEKSRVQNDRTI from the coding sequence ATGGCAGGATTGCAGAAGATCCTTTTGATTCTGTTGGTACTGGCCCTGGTATTGCTAGCACTCGTGTTTTCGCTGAATAATCAGATGGCTGTTGCTCTCAATTTTCTGGTTTTCGAGACCCAGCCTCACGGTGTCGCCGTCTGGATTATCATGTCTTTCGTAATCGGAGCGCTGGTTGGTGTTTTGATAACCATGCTTGCCACCTTTCGCGCGTCGGTTTCACGCCGCACCCTTCAGAAACGACTTGACCGTGCAGAGCAGGCATTGGAGAAATCCAGGGTTCAGAACGACCGGACTATTTAA
- the lapB gene encoding lipopolysaccharide assembly protein LapB, translated as MDIVFQWLLLTIAVAVGWFVGRLSVGRNGARTKISNEESVKDRLQFLFTNYSDQAVDNFVQSLSVNKDTVSLHLSIGRHFRNKGETDRAILVHQNLLARPELPPRFSPQVTLELAMDFLNAGLLDRAEALLQQMMGDREYGRKAAQQLIELYQQEREWGKAADVARTLTTNDADPAMFKNLAYLTCELAEQALGQDDRWAAQKFAREALDYDRSCVRATLILMKILIRQGSYREAGNQGLKVFDQNPNFGPESIDRLMKLEHEHGDIGKLVKKLRKLYETFPSTSLLLALVESVERVSGRPAAIDLLRQELEIRPSVRALLRLVEMAGYEKGMTTDEGRLVSRIGLLILANRPVYRCVSCGFSGQQLHWLCPSCKQWETVRPIQGVEAE; from the coding sequence ATGGACATAGTGTTTCAGTGGCTGCTGTTGACGATCGCAGTTGCCGTTGGCTGGTTTGTTGGCCGGCTGAGTGTTGGTCGTAACGGAGCCCGAACAAAGATTTCAAACGAGGAATCCGTAAAGGACCGGCTGCAGTTTCTGTTCACCAACTATTCAGATCAGGCAGTGGACAACTTTGTACAGTCACTGTCCGTTAACAAAGATACTGTAAGTCTTCATCTTTCTATTGGCCGGCATTTCCGCAATAAAGGCGAAACGGACCGTGCCATTCTGGTTCATCAGAACCTGCTCGCAAGACCCGAACTGCCTCCGCGATTCTCTCCTCAGGTAACGCTTGAACTTGCCATGGATTTTCTTAACGCTGGCTTGTTGGATCGTGCGGAGGCATTGCTGCAACAAATGATGGGTGATCGTGAGTATGGGCGAAAGGCAGCCCAGCAACTGATCGAGCTTTACCAGCAGGAAAGGGAATGGGGCAAAGCGGCCGACGTCGCCCGTACCCTGACCACAAATGACGCAGATCCGGCGATGTTCAAGAATCTTGCGTACCTTACCTGTGAACTGGCAGAGCAGGCCCTTGGGCAGGATGATCGCTGGGCTGCCCAGAAATTTGCCAGGGAAGCGCTGGATTACGACCGCTCCTGCGTTCGGGCAACGCTCATACTGATGAAGATTCTGATCCGGCAGGGTAGTTACCGGGAGGCAGGTAATCAGGGACTAAAGGTTTTTGATCAGAACCCGAACTTTGGACCTGAATCCATAGATCGCCTGATGAAGCTGGAACACGAGCACGGCGATATCGGCAAGCTGGTCAAGAAACTGCGCAAGCTTTACGAGACGTTCCCTAGCACCAGCTTGCTTTTGGCGCTGGTGGAGTCGGTAGAGCGAGTCTCCGGACGCCCGGCTGCTATTGATCTGCTGCGCCAGGAGCTTGAAATCCGCCCCAGTGTGCGAGCCCTGTTGCGGCTGGTAGAAATGGCAGGATATGAAAAAGGTATGACCACAGACGAAGGCCGACTGGTTAGCCGTATCGGCCTTCTGATCCTTGCCAATCGGCCGGTTTACCGCTGTGTAAGTTGTGGTTTCTCTGGCCAGCAACTCCACTGGCTTTGCCCGAGCTGCAAGCAATGGGAAACTGTTCGCCCGATTCAGGGCGTCGAAGCTGAGTAA
- the pyrF gene encoding orotidine-5'-phosphate decarboxylase, with protein sequence MQTSNDPKIIVALDFPAVNPALELVDKLDPAMCRLKVGKELFTRSGPQFVEGLQKRGFEVFLDLKFHDIPNTASAAVGAAAELGVWMVNVHASGGEKMMLACRERLDTFGADKPMLIAVTVLTSMGAEDLAGIGITDSPEAQVSRLATLTRNCGLDGVVCSAQEAPKLKTEQGIDFKLVTPGIRPLTADKGDQQRIMTPRDALKAGSDYLVIGRPITQAVDPLAALEAIHSEVIGL encoded by the coding sequence GTGCAAACTTCTAACGACCCCAAAATCATCGTGGCCCTCGACTTTCCGGCTGTAAACCCGGCCCTGGAGCTGGTTGATAAACTGGATCCCGCCATGTGCCGCCTGAAGGTCGGCAAAGAGCTTTTTACCCGCTCCGGCCCGCAGTTTGTTGAGGGTTTGCAGAAGCGCGGTTTTGAAGTGTTCCTGGATCTGAAATTCCATGACATCCCCAACACGGCCTCGGCCGCTGTGGGTGCTGCTGCGGAGCTCGGTGTATGGATGGTGAACGTGCACGCATCCGGTGGCGAGAAGATGATGCTTGCCTGCCGTGAACGCCTGGATACCTTTGGGGCGGATAAGCCCATGCTGATTGCCGTCACGGTTCTCACCAGCATGGGTGCCGAAGACCTAGCCGGTATTGGCATTACCGATTCCCCCGAAGCTCAGGTTTCACGGCTGGCCACGCTTACCAGAAACTGCGGTCTCGATGGCGTTGTCTGCTCTGCACAGGAAGCTCCCAAACTCAAAACAGAGCAGGGCATTGACTTCAAACTGGTTACTCCCGGAATCCGGCCGTTAACGGCCGACAAAGGCGACCAACAGCGCATCATGACTCCCAGAGACGCCCTGAAAGCCGGCTCTGACTACCTGGTTATCGGTCGCCCCATAACACAGGCGGTTGACCCTCTGGCTGCGTTGGAGGCCATTCACTCTGAGGTAATTGGCCTTTAG